Within Gammaproteobacteria bacterium, the genomic segment TTTCAAGGCCAGGCGCATGAGGCCCTGCAGACCCGGCTGCGCCAGGCCGCACTGCGCGCCATGCGGTTGTTCGACAGCTTCAATCCCCGGCTGGTCGGTTCCGTGCTCAAGGGCACGGCGACACCGCATTCCGATGTGAACCTGCATTTGTTCAGCGACAGTCATGAGGCGGTGTTGATTTCGCTGATGGAGCGGGGAATTCCCTATCAAACCGGCGAGCGCCGGTTTCGTCTGGGTGAGAGTCAAAGAAGCTATCCCAGCGTGAGCATTACGGCGGACGGCGTCCGCATCGAGGCGGTGATTTTCCCCTATGACGGTTTGCGGCAGGCGCCATTGTCGCCGGTGGACGGGCGGCCGATGCGCCGCGCCGCCCGGCGTGAGGTGGAGGCTCTGATCGGAGATGTGCTGACCGAATGAACGGTCAGCCGTGGAAGGGGCGGCTCAGTTCGTGTACCGCGTCCACCAGGGCCGCAACGTGCTCCGGGTCGATCTGCGGATGTATGCCGTGTCCCAGATTGAAGACATGCCCGCTGCCGTGCCCGAAATCATTCAACACCTTGCCTACCTGCTCGCGGATTCGCGCGGGCGAGGCATACAGCACAGCGGGATCCAGATTGCCCTGCAGGGCAACTTGGTCGCCCACGCGCGAACGGGCATCGCCGATATTGGTCGTCCAGTCCAGGCCCAACGCATCGCAGCCGGTCTGCGCCATGTGCTCCAGCCATTGCCCGCCGCCCTTGGTGAACAGGACGATCGGGACGCGCCGGCTGTCATGTGAGCGGGGCAGGCCTTCGACAATACGCTGCATGTAGGCCAGGGAGAATTCCCGGTAGGCCTCCGGGGTGAGGTTGCCGCCCCAGGTATCGAACACCATGACGGCCTGGGCGCCGGCCTGAATCTGGGCCGTCAGGTATGAGACGACGCTGGCGGCGATGGTTTCCAGCAGCCGATGCAGCGTGTCGGGGTCGTCGTACAGCAGGCCTTTGATACGCGCGAATTCGCGACTGGAACCGCCTTCGACCATATAGGTGGCCAGCGTCCATGGGCTGCCGGAAAAGCCGATCAGCGGTACCCGGCCATCCAATTCCTGCCGGATCAGGCGCACGGCATCGATTACGTAACCCAGTTCCTGTTCCGGGTCGGGTACGCACAGCGCCTCGATCTCCTTGCGCGTACGCACGGGATGCTCGAACCGCGGGCCTTCGCCCTCGGCAAAGTACAGGCCGAGGCCCATGGCGTCTGGGATGGTGAGGATGTCCGAGAACAGGATGGCGGCATCCAGCGGGAAGCGCTCCAGCGGCTGCAGCGTGACCTCGCAGGCCAGCTCCGGTGTCTTGCACAGATTCAGGAAGCTTCCGGCCCGGGCGCGGGTGGCCCGATATTCGGGCAGGTAGCGTCCGGCCTGTCGCATGATCCACACGGGGGTACGGTCGACCGGTTCGCGCAGCAGGGCGCGCAGAAACCGATCGTTCCGGAGTTCACTCATGGCGCGGGGTGGGGATCAGACGCCGAGGTGGTTCAGGATGCCTTCGGCGGCCTGGCGGCCTTCGAACACGGCGGTCACCACCAGATCGGAGCCGCGCACCATGTCGCCGCCGGCGAACACCTTGGGATTAGTCGACTGATAGCTGGCATCCTTGTTCGGCGCAGCCTTGATGCGGCCGTCGGGGTGGGTGTCGATATCGAACTCGGCAAGCCAGGCGGCCGGGCTGGGACGAAAACCGAAGGCGATGACCACCCGGTCGGCCGGGATGATTTCCTCCGAACCGGGAACCGGCTCGGGGCGTCGGCGGCCGCGCTCGTCGGGCTCGCCCAATTGGGTGGTGATGACCTTGACGCCCTCCACGCGGCCGTCGCCGACGATCTCCACGGGCTGGCGGTTGAAGAGGAACTTCACGCCTTCTTCCTTGGCGTTGGCGACCTCGCGGCGCGATCCGGGCATGTTTTCTTCGTCGCGGCGATAGGCGCAGGTGACGCTCGCGGCATGCTGGCGAATGGCGGTGCGGTTGCAGTCCATCGCGGTGTCGCCGCCACCCAGGACCACCACGCGCTGACCGCGCATGTCGATGAAGTCTTCCGGATGGGCTTCAAGGCCCAGCAGGCGGTCTATGTTGGAAATGAGGTACGGCAGCGCCTCGTGCACGCCGGGCAGATCCTCGCCCGGGAAGCCGCCTTTCATATAGGTATAGGTGCCCATGCCGAGGAAGACGGCATCGTATTCGTCCAGCAGCTGCTGGAAGGGCAGGTCGGTACCAATGTCGGTGCCGAGCACGAATTCGACCCCCATCTCCTCCATCAGCTCACGGCGCCGCTTGATGACCTCTTTTTCCAGCTTGAACGGCGGGATGCCGAAGGTCAGCAGGCCGCCGATTTCCTGGTAGCGGTCGTAGACCACGGGTTTGACGCCGTTGCGCACCAGGACGTCGGCGCAACCGAGACCGGCCGGTCCGGCACCCACGATGGCTACGCGCTTGCCGGTGTCGGTCACCTGCGAGAGGTCGGGGCGCCAGCCCTGCTTGAGGGCCTCGTCGGTAATGTATTTCTCGATGGAGCCGATGGTGACCGCGCCAAAGCCGTCGTTCAGCGTGCAGGCGCCTTCGCAGAGGCGGTCCTGCGGGCAGACCCGGCCGCAGACCTCGGGCAGGGAGTTGGTCTTGTGGGAGAGTTCGGCGGCTTCAAACAGATTGCCTTCGGCGATCAGCTTGAGCCAGTTGGGGATGTAGTTGTGTACCGGGCACTTCCATTCGCAGTACGGATTGCCGCAGGCGAGGCAGCGTCCCGCCTGATGCGCGGCGGTCTGGGGATCGAATTGTCCGTATATTTCCCGAAACTGGACAACGCGCTCCTCAACCCGGGTCTTGGCCGGATCTTGGCGCGGAATCTCCAGAAACTGCATAGGGTTGGCCATGATCGGCACCTGTTCGCTCAGTTACAGACAAAACACCCACATGGCTGAACGATGCGGGTGCGACCTACGCAAACGACTATTATTTTCTTCAGGATGCGCCCGCCTTCGGCGGTGTTGCAACCCCGCCACCTGTGCGGGCTTGCCGGCGCGAACGCTAGCTCGACAGGCGCTGTTTGATCCTGCCGCCGAGGGCGCCCATGTCCGCCCGCCCCTGAATCTTGGGCTTGAGGTAGCCCATGACCTTGCCCATGTCCTTGACGGACGCGGCACCGGTCGCCTCCAGGGCCTCGGCAATCAGGGTATCGAGCTCGGCGTCGGTGAGCGGTTCCGGCATGTAGCCCAGAATCACGTCCAGTTCGGACCGCTCCTTGGCCGCCAGGTCCTCACGGCCGGCCTGCTCGAACTGCGCGATGGATTCCCTGCGCTGCTTGGTCATCTTGTCCAGGACCTGCAGCACCTGGGTGTCGTCCAGGGTCTCGCGCGTATCGACTTCGACCTGTTTAATGGCTGAGAGGATGAGGCGGATGGTGTTGAGGCGCTCCTGCTCGCGGGCGCGCATCGCAGCCTTCATATCCTCGGTGATGCGCCCCTTCAGGTCAGAGGCTGCGTCAGCCATGGTCAGTACAGTCGGGTACGACGGGCCTGTTCGCGGCTGACGCGCTTCATGGTGCGCTTCACGGCGGCTGCGGCCTTGCGCTTACGGGCCTCGGTGGGCTTTTCGTAGAATTCGCGACGACGCACTTCGGTCAGAATACCGGCCTTCTCGCAGCTGCGCTTGAAGCGACGCAGGGCGATCTCGAAGGGCTCGTTTTCCTTCACTTTAACGCTGGGCATAAGTGATCACTTGCTCCGTAAAAAAACGACCGCCCAGAGGGCGGGTGCAAAAAGGACTGCAAATTATATAGACGCGCACCGAAAATGCAAAAAATACTGCGCCCTGAATGGAAACCGGCAGGCCTGCGGCCCGGAAGGGCGTGCGGACAAAGACGGGGCGGGTCCGGCGCGGTAAAGTGTGATGACTGATCTATTTCCAGGATATATGGCATGCGGGTGTTGGGAATCGAGACCTCCTGTGACGAAACGGGGGTGGCGGTGTATGACAGCGAGCAGGGGCTGTTGGCCCAGGCCCTGTTCAGTCAGATCGCGTTGCACGCCGAGTACGGCGGCGTCGTGCCGGAGCTGGCCTCGCGCGATCACGTACGCAAGCTGATTCCGTTGATCCGCCAGGTGCTGGCGGACGGCCGCCTGGATCTGGCGAGTCTGGACGGGGTGGCCTATACCGCGGGGCCGGGACTGATGGGTGCCTTGCTGGTGGGAGCGGCCGTGGGACGGTCCCTGGCCTGGGGGCTCGGGGTACCTGCACTCGGCGTGCATCATATGGAGGGTCATTTGCTGGCGCCGATGCTGGAGGCCGAGGCGCCGCCGTTCCCGTTTCTCGCCCTGCTGGTGTCGGGCGGGCATACCCAGCTGGTGTCGGTGGAGTCGGTCGGTCGTTACCGGATTCTGGGCGAGAGCCAGGACGATGCCGCCGGCGAGGCCTTCGACAAGACGGCCAAGCTGCTCGGGCTGCCTTACCCGGGCGGTCCGGCGCTGGCCCGCCTGGCGGAACAGGGGGACCCCGCACGGTTCCGTTTCCCCCGTCCGATGACGGACCGCCCCGGTCTGGATTTCAGCTTTTCCGGCTTGAAGACCTTCACGCTGCAGACGGCGCAGGCCCATCCGGAGGCCAAGGCGGACGTGGCACGGGCGTTCGAAGAGGCGGTGGTCGATACACTCGTCATCAAGGTGCGCCGGGCGCTGCGCGAGACCGGCCTGCGCACGCTGGTGGTGGCGGGCGGAGTAGGCGCCA encodes:
- a CDS encoding GatB/YqeY domain-containing protein, translated to MADAASDLKGRITEDMKAAMRAREQERLNTIRLILSAIKQVEVDTRETLDDTQVLQVLDKMTKQRRESIAQFEQAGREDLAAKERSELDVILGYMPEPLTDAELDTLIAEALEATGAASVKDMGKVMGYLKPKIQGRADMGALGGRIKQRLSS
- the hemE gene encoding uroporphyrinogen decarboxylase, coding for MSELRNDRFLRALLREPVDRTPVWIMRQAGRYLPEYRATRARAGSFLNLCKTPELACEVTLQPLERFPLDAAILFSDILTIPDAMGLGLYFAEGEGPRFEHPVRTRKEIEALCVPDPEQELGYVIDAVRLIRQELDGRVPLIGFSGSPWTLATYMVEGGSSREFARIKGLLYDDPDTLHRLLETIAASVVSYLTAQIQAGAQAVMVFDTWGGNLTPEAYREFSLAYMQRIVEGLPRSHDSRRVPIVLFTKGGGQWLEHMAQTGCDALGLDWTTNIGDARSRVGDQVALQGNLDPAVLYASPARIREQVGKVLNDFGHGSGHVFNLGHGIHPQIDPEHVAALVDAVHELSRPFHG
- a CDS encoding FAD-dependent oxidoreductase translates to MMANPMQFLEIPRQDPAKTRVEERVVQFREIYGQFDPQTAAHQAGRCLACGNPYCEWKCPVHNYIPNWLKLIAEGNLFEAAELSHKTNSLPEVCGRVCPQDRLCEGACTLNDGFGAVTIGSIEKYITDEALKQGWRPDLSQVTDTGKRVAIVGAGPAGLGCADVLVRNGVKPVVYDRYQEIGGLLTFGIPPFKLEKEVIKRRRELMEEMGVEFVLGTDIGTDLPFQQLLDEYDAVFLGMGTYTYMKGGFPGEDLPGVHEALPYLISNIDRLLGLEAHPEDFIDMRGQRVVVLGGGDTAMDCNRTAIRQHAASVTCAYRRDEENMPGSRREVANAKEEGVKFLFNRQPVEIVGDGRVEGVKVITTQLGEPDERGRRRPEPVPGSEEIIPADRVVIAFGFRPSPAAWLAEFDIDTHPDGRIKAAPNKDASYQSTNPKVFAGGDMVRGSDLVVTAVFEGRQAAEGILNHLGV
- the rpsU gene encoding 30S ribosomal protein S21, which translates into the protein MPSVKVKENEPFEIALRRFKRSCEKAGILTEVRRREFYEKPTEARKRKAAAAVKRTMKRVSREQARRTRLY
- the tsaD gene encoding tRNA (adenosine(37)-N6)-threonylcarbamoyltransferase complex transferase subunit TsaD translates to MRVLGIETSCDETGVAVYDSEQGLLAQALFSQIALHAEYGGVVPELASRDHVRKLIPLIRQVLADGRLDLASLDGVAYTAGPGLMGALLVGAAVGRSLAWGLGVPALGVHHMEGHLLAPMLEAEAPPFPFLALLVSGGHTQLVSVESVGRYRILGESQDDAAGEAFDKTAKLLGLPYPGGPALARLAEQGDPARFRFPRPMTDRPGLDFSFSGLKTFTLQTAQAHPEAKADVARAFEEAVVDTLVIKVRRALRETGLRTLVVAGGVGANRRLREALAGLMADEGGRVFYPRPEFCTDNGAMIAYVGCVRLMQGETSEALTARPRWPMSELNPPA